AGGCCATGACATGCTTCACGGTCAGTTCGCCGTCGCGGCTGTCGAAATAGCGCATCTGGCTGCTGCGGACATGTGCCGCGCCGACCGTCAGCCGCGGTGAACAGCGATTGACCAGGCTGAAATCGACCAGCTCCAGCAGCGTCTTCTCCAACGGCGCGGTTGAATAGAAGCCGGCGTGATCCGCTCCCAGCGGATAGGAATCCCCCGCATGCGCAAGCGCGTTGGGACGAAAAAAACCGGGAATGCCGTGGGTGACGGTCGACCAATAGGCCAGCTTCTCGTTGAAGCCGGGAAAGGCGGTTCGCAGATTCCAGACCGGGTTCTGCTCCATCCGCTTCCAGAATTCCTTCAAATGGGCCAGCCGCTGGCCGGGCTCGTTGCCCGCGATCAGGCTCGCGTTGATCGCGCCGATCGAGGTGCCGATGATCCAGTCCGGCTCGATCCCGGCCTCATGCAGCGCCTGGTACACCCCAGCCTGGTAGGACCCGAGCGCACCGCCGCCCTGGAGCACCAGCACGACCTGCCCCGGCAGTGTTGCACCCTTGCTCTGCGGGTTGTCCTGCATGCCGTTCATGTCTTGCTCCTGGTCAGCTTGCACCGATCGAATTCGTCGCTGCAGCTTGTTGCGCCGGCCCATGTCAATGCGCGGTCCAGCCGCCATCGACCGGCAGCGCGATGCCAGTAATCGAAGCGGCCGCGTCCGTCGACAGGAACACCGTGAGTGCGCCGAGCTCACCGACCGTGGCAAAGCGCTTGTTCGGCTGCTGCGCGAGCAGCACGTCGCGGATGACCTGATCGCGGGAAATGCCGTGCGCCTTGGCTTG
The nucleotide sequence above comes from Bradyrhizobium sp. NDS-1. Encoded proteins:
- a CDS encoding patatin-like phospholipase family protein encodes the protein MNGMQDNPQSKGATLPGQVVLVLQGGGALGSYQAGVYQALHEAGIEPDWIIGTSIGAINASLIAGNEPGQRLAHLKEFWKRMEQNPVWNLRTAFPGFNEKLAYWSTVTHGIPGFFRPNALAHAGDSYPLGADHAGFYSTAPLEKTLLELVDFSLVNRCSPRLTVGAAHVRSSQMRYFDSRDGELTVKHVMASGALPPAFPAVRINGELYWDGGILSNTPTEAVFDDNPRKNSLIFAVHLWNPVGAEPTTMAEVLNRHKDVQYSSRIASQIARQQQAHRLRHVINQLAARLSESERRDPAVKELVGYGCPTRMHVVRLLAPQLDRETHTKDIDFSPSGIMRRWDAGYAHTRSVLERKPWIGEFDPLAGVVLHEHMDVLPIAAE